From the genome of Brevibacterium sp. JSBI002, one region includes:
- a CDS encoding MFS transporter has protein sequence MSSEVSPPTSGQTPANSALEKRTLRKVLIRLIPFIIAMYFINYLDRTNLGIAGPGGMNEDLAMTATQFGFAAGIFFFGYLILEVPSNLALHKFGARIWLARILISWGVVAAAMAFVLNHFWLYVLRFLLGVAEAGFFPGVILYLTYWFPTSMRARATALFMLAIPMSSVVGTPVSSWLISSGNAIFENFAGWRFMFIIEGVPAVLLGIMCIFYLTDHPRDAKWLSAEERNWLQSTMDAEEKSKEETFHYPVRRSLLQPRVWALSFVYFGMVYGLYAMSFFLPTIISGFQETFGVEYSIVEIGFITAIPYLFGAVAMYFWSRHGDRTGERVWHVALPLFIGGVTIPIALYLSSPFTTMIAVTITCMAICAALPTFWPLPQTFLAGAVPLQVWRSSTRWATRPGSSPPTSPVGSLTSPALRTRACGSSEPSWSPPESSPSSSRRRPHPIV, from the coding sequence ATGTCATCCGAGGTGAGCCCGCCGACCAGCGGCCAGACTCCCGCCAATTCGGCTCTCGAGAAGAGGACCCTGCGCAAGGTCCTCATCCGCCTCATCCCGTTCATCATCGCGATGTACTTCATCAACTACCTCGACCGGACGAACCTCGGCATCGCCGGACCCGGCGGAATGAATGAAGACCTCGCGATGACGGCGACCCAGTTCGGGTTCGCCGCCGGCATCTTCTTCTTCGGCTACCTCATCCTCGAGGTGCCCTCGAACCTGGCGCTGCACAAGTTCGGTGCTCGCATCTGGCTCGCCCGCATCCTCATCAGCTGGGGTGTCGTGGCCGCTGCCATGGCGTTCGTGCTCAACCACTTCTGGCTCTACGTGCTGCGGTTCCTCCTCGGTGTCGCCGAGGCGGGATTCTTCCCCGGTGTCATCCTCTACCTCACGTACTGGTTCCCGACCTCGATGCGCGCCCGGGCGACTGCCCTGTTCATGCTCGCCATCCCGATGTCCAGCGTCGTCGGCACTCCCGTGTCATCGTGGCTGATCTCCAGCGGAAACGCGATCTTCGAGAACTTCGCGGGCTGGCGCTTCATGTTCATCATCGAAGGTGTGCCCGCGGTTCTGCTGGGCATCATGTGCATCTTCTACCTCACCGATCACCCACGCGACGCGAAGTGGCTGAGTGCCGAAGAGCGCAACTGGCTGCAGTCCACGATGGATGCCGAGGAGAAGAGCAAGGAAGAGACCTTCCACTACCCGGTCCGCCGCTCCCTGCTGCAGCCACGCGTGTGGGCGCTGTCCTTCGTCTACTTCGGCATGGTCTACGGCCTCTACGCCATGAGCTTCTTCCTGCCGACGATCATATCCGGTTTCCAGGAGACCTTCGGCGTCGAATACTCGATCGTCGAGATCGGCTTCATCACCGCCATTCCTTACCTCTTCGGTGCCGTCGCCATGTACTTCTGGTCTCGCCACGGCGACCGCACCGGCGAACGAGTCTGGCACGTGGCCCTGCCGCTGTTCATCGGCGGAGTCACGATCCCGATCGCCCTCTACCTCTCCTCGCCATTCACCACGATGATCGCCGTGACGATCACCTGCATGGCCATCTGTGCGGCCCTGCCGACGTTCTGGCCCCTGCCGCAGACCTTCCTCGCCGGCGCCGTGCCGCTGCAGGTCTGGCGCTCATCAACTCGCTGGGCAACTCGTCCGGGTTCTTCGCCCCCTACATCACCGGTTGGCTCGCTGACCTCACCGGCACTCAGAACGCGGGCATGTGGGTCGTCGGAGCCGTCATGGTCGCCGCCGGAATCGTCACCCTCATCCTCAAGGCGGCGCCCGCACCCGATAGTGTGA
- a CDS encoding PucR family transcriptional regulator: MDEQDGIAGTRQLRDRPEPGDERRWLELLDALDLDELTERFMTRVVTVSGYDPAPIPVSELRRTGRLSFSTLIEGLRAGGFDAPVAVSTEVGVSRARAGIPLEALMTAIRHDFNVLWEVLTRVASQDDAELVIRHTGIVLSTVDEYVSQVQQAYTAERTRMRAEEDSVHAGLIASLFDDPDPTAERLSRIATGLGLDVDSPLLVIAATGDDVRALRVIISDHVRAGGTMFTYHLGEVLIAFTQVSGSGADPSVSMRGGGAGQMSAALAGKITEARVGYVRAEGIGTLRRSALTARDLADVIAPDETSAMTWRRGWARLAARSLNAAGNPILADVESALAACGPVERERLVEAVCAYLASGSIGDSATALFCHRNTVANRLRRFADLTGVDPMIPAEAARLVVGWA, encoded by the coding sequence ATGGATGAACAGGATGGAATTGCGGGCACACGTCAGCTTCGGGACCGTCCGGAGCCCGGAGACGAACGCCGGTGGCTTGAGCTCCTCGACGCTCTCGATCTCGACGAACTGACCGAGCGGTTCATGACCCGTGTCGTCACGGTCTCCGGCTACGATCCCGCACCGATTCCGGTCTCGGAGCTGCGCCGGACCGGCCGGCTCTCGTTCTCCACCCTCATCGAGGGACTGCGAGCCGGGGGTTTCGACGCGCCAGTGGCGGTGTCGACCGAGGTCGGGGTGTCGCGGGCGCGGGCTGGAATTCCGCTTGAGGCGCTGATGACCGCGATCCGCCACGATTTCAATGTGCTCTGGGAGGTGCTCACCCGTGTGGCGAGTCAGGACGACGCGGAGCTGGTCATCCGCCACACGGGCATCGTCTTATCCACCGTCGACGAGTACGTCTCGCAGGTCCAACAGGCATACACCGCCGAGCGCACGCGGATGCGCGCGGAAGAGGATTCGGTGCATGCGGGCCTCATTGCAAGCCTCTTCGATGATCCCGATCCCACCGCTGAGCGTCTGTCGAGGATCGCGACCGGGCTCGGTCTCGATGTCGACTCTCCGCTGCTCGTCATCGCCGCCACCGGGGACGATGTCCGGGCGCTGCGGGTGATCATCTCCGATCATGTCCGCGCGGGTGGGACCATGTTCACGTACCACCTCGGCGAGGTTCTCATTGCGTTCACGCAGGTGAGTGGGAGCGGGGCGGATCCATCTGTTTCGATGCGAGGGGGCGGAGCCGGTCAGATGTCAGCGGCGCTCGCCGGCAAGATCACCGAGGCACGGGTGGGGTATGTCCGTGCCGAAGGGATCGGGACCCTGCGGCGGTCGGCGCTGACGGCCCGTGACCTTGCCGATGTCATCGCCCCTGATGAGACGTCTGCGATGACGTGGAGGCGCGGGTGGGCCAGGTTGGCTGCGCGGTCGCTCAATGCCGCGGGCAATCCGATCCTCGCCGATGTCGAGTCGGCGCTTGCCGCCTGCGGTCCGGTCGAACGGGAGCGCCTCGTCGAGGCGGTGTGCGCCTATCTGGCGTCGGGCAGCATCGGAGATTCGGCGACTGCTCTGTTCTGCCACCGCAATACCGTGGCGAATCGTCTGCGGCGCTTCGCCGACCTCACCGGAGTCGACCCGATGATCCCCGCCGAGGCGGCCCGCCTCGTCGTCGGTTGGGCGTGA
- a CDS encoding MFS transporter codes for MSEQNITASAELNATTELSIKDANKVAAGALIGTALEWYDFFLFSAAAALVFNVQYFTSENATAAAMASFATFGVGLAARPIGGLIFGRMGDKIGRRKVLLITIIGIGVVTGLIGLLPTYAAIGFAAPALLVLLRILQGLFVGGEWSGAMTLVVENAPLHLRARYAAIPQIGSPIGTILSSGGFFIMTLVFSQDSFDSFGWRIPFLVALPLLVVAVYLRSRLEESPVFRQLEESGEVEKSPIRTTFRDSWKQIIIGMAAALLGVGGFYLVTAFCVWYGVNVLGYDDSLLLLGSMVAAAVEILALIWGGALGTKFGASKVIFWGGIASAVVAVPAFFMFESGNPVLVVIAMTLAVSTLSLPYAASGTVLTGLFPATTRYTGVGMAQNAAGMLSGFIPLLATSFVASAGDHWWPAAAMLVFLSLFTAFAGFVAPRMSVDLPGFKH; via the coding sequence ATGAGCGAGCAGAACATCACGGCGTCCGCCGAGCTCAACGCCACGACGGAACTGAGCATCAAGGACGCGAACAAGGTCGCCGCCGGCGCCCTGATCGGCACCGCCCTCGAGTGGTACGACTTCTTCCTCTTCTCGGCAGCGGCCGCTCTGGTCTTCAACGTCCAGTACTTCACCAGCGAAAACGCCACGGCCGCCGCCATGGCCTCCTTCGCCACCTTCGGTGTCGGGCTGGCCGCTCGTCCCATCGGCGGTCTGATCTTCGGCCGCATGGGCGACAAGATCGGCCGCCGCAAGGTCCTGCTCATCACGATCATCGGCATCGGCGTCGTCACCGGTCTCATCGGCCTCCTGCCGACCTATGCGGCGATCGGCTTCGCCGCCCCCGCCCTGCTCGTGCTCCTGCGCATCCTCCAGGGTCTCTTCGTCGGCGGCGAATGGTCGGGCGCAATGACCCTCGTCGTCGAGAACGCCCCGCTCCACCTGCGTGCCCGTTATGCCGCGATCCCGCAGATCGGCTCCCCGATCGGCACGATCCTGTCCTCCGGCGGCTTCTTCATCATGACCTTGGTGTTCTCGCAGGACAGCTTCGACTCGTTCGGCTGGAGGATCCCCTTCCTCGTGGCCCTGCCGCTCCTCGTCGTCGCCGTCTACCTCCGCTCCCGCCTCGAGGAGTCCCCGGTCTTCCGTCAGCTCGAAGAGTCCGGCGAGGTCGAGAAGAGCCCCATCCGCACCACCTTCCGCGACTCTTGGAAGCAGATCATCATCGGCATGGCCGCGGCTCTGCTCGGCGTCGGCGGCTTCTACCTCGTCACCGCATTCTGCGTCTGGTACGGCGTCAACGTCCTCGGCTACGACGATTCGCTCCTTCTGCTCGGCAGCATGGTCGCCGCAGCCGTCGAGATCCTCGCCCTGATCTGGGGCGGTGCCCTGGGCACGAAGTTCGGAGCCTCGAAGGTCATCTTCTGGGGCGGAATCGCCTCGGCGGTCGTCGCCGTTCCCGCGTTCTTCATGTTCGAGTCGGGCAACCCGGTCCTCGTCGTCATCGCCATGACCCTGGCCGTGTCCACTCTGTCCCTGCCCTACGCGGCATCGGGCACCGTGCTCACCGGACTGTTCCCCGCCACCACCCGCTACACGGGTGTGGGCATGGCGCAGAACGCCGCAGGCATGCTCTCCGGATTCATCCCGCTGCTCGCCACGAGCTTCGTCGCCTCCGCCGGAGACCACTGGTGGCCGGCCGCCGCAATGCTCGTCTTCCTCTCCCTGTTCACGGCGTTCGCCGGCTTTGTCGCTCCTCGGATGAGCGTCGACCTGCCCGGCTTCAAACACTGA
- a CDS encoding thiamine pyrophosphate-dependent enzyme codes for MSRSAGHLIVDTLEKAGIERVYAVPGESYLDVLDGLYDANIETVVCRQEGGAGFMALAESRLTGRPGIAMVTRGPGAANAMISVHTAWQDATALVLFVGLVPLNDRSRESFQEFSLPEWFSSTAKRVLTIDDEDRAGEITADALRIAASGRPGPVVVGLPEDVLVGLTEAPTPTLAEVAPPTPAPVVIDGLASRIAAAKRPAFVLGGDGWHNGCGAELAGLAASAGVPIFCDWRAYDAIPHSSPAWAGWLGYGRADAVAAGFAEADLVVFIGCTRSDVLSDGYTIGFDAETVLVSLDMEATQHAGRIDEHIIATPDSFTRALTRTDAGNARDGRQLRGGRTDEWMQGRADAQSRFAAHRPDAEAAAENPGRAGVDLGVAFGILDDRLGGDAILTFGAGNATIWGHRFIRHERPSSLVGARNGAMGLAVPAAVAASLAYPERHAVAVCGDGDFLMNGQEIATAFAHGGSPLIIVVDNGVYGTIVSHQENHYPGRPSGTRMVNPNFAAWMSAFDLGSSGAASARVSGSVPPGADGTAVGAGMIGHGERVETTEDFGPALDRALAHDGPALIHVLIDSATMPPAADETS; via the coding sequence ATGTCGCGTTCCGCCGGCCACCTCATCGTCGACACCCTGGAGAAAGCAGGCATCGAACGCGTCTACGCGGTCCCCGGCGAGTCCTACCTCGACGTCCTCGACGGGCTGTACGACGCGAACATCGAGACCGTCGTATGCCGGCAGGAGGGCGGTGCCGGGTTCATGGCACTGGCCGAATCCCGGCTGACCGGCCGTCCCGGAATCGCCATGGTCACCCGCGGTCCCGGGGCGGCGAACGCGATGATCTCCGTCCACACCGCCTGGCAGGACGCGACCGCGCTCGTCCTGTTCGTCGGCCTCGTCCCGCTCAACGATCGCTCCCGCGAATCCTTCCAGGAGTTCAGCCTTCCCGAGTGGTTCTCCTCGACGGCGAAGCGCGTGCTCACCATCGATGACGAGGACCGTGCCGGTGAGATCACCGCCGACGCCCTGCGCATCGCCGCATCCGGCCGGCCCGGCCCCGTCGTCGTCGGCCTGCCCGAGGATGTCCTCGTCGGTCTCACCGAGGCCCCGACCCCGACCCTCGCCGAGGTGGCCCCACCGACCCCTGCCCCCGTCGTCATCGATGGCTTGGCTTCGCGGATCGCGGCGGCGAAGCGTCCCGCATTCGTCCTCGGCGGGGATGGGTGGCACAACGGCTGCGGAGCCGAGCTGGCCGGACTGGCCGCCTCGGCGGGGGTGCCGATCTTCTGCGATTGGCGCGCCTACGATGCGATTCCGCATTCCTCGCCGGCGTGGGCGGGTTGGCTCGGCTACGGTCGCGCCGATGCTGTGGCGGCCGGTTTCGCCGAGGCGGACCTCGTCGTCTTCATCGGCTGCACCCGCTCCGATGTCTTAAGCGACGGGTACACGATCGGCTTCGACGCCGAGACCGTTCTCGTCTCCCTCGATATGGAGGCCACCCAGCACGCAGGGCGCATCGATGAGCACATCATCGCCACACCTGACTCCTTCACTCGCGCCCTGACCAGGACCGATGCCGGGAATGCCCGGGACGGACGCCAACTGCGCGGCGGCCGGACGGATGAGTGGATGCAGGGACGTGCCGACGCGCAGTCCCGGTTCGCCGCTCACCGTCCCGACGCCGAGGCGGCAGCGGAGAATCCGGGCCGTGCCGGGGTCGATCTCGGGGTGGCGTTCGGAATTCTCGATGACCGCCTCGGCGGGGATGCGATCCTCACCTTTGGGGCGGGCAATGCGACGATCTGGGGGCACCGGTTCATCCGGCATGAGCGCCCGTCCAGCCTCGTCGGAGCCCGCAATGGGGCGATGGGTCTCGCGGTTCCCGCCGCGGTGGCGGCTTCCCTGGCGTACCCGGAGCGGCATGCGGTCGCGGTCTGCGGCGATGGGGACTTCCTCATGAACGGCCAGGAGATCGCCACGGCCTTCGCCCACGGCGGATCACCGCTCATCATCGTCGTCGACAACGGCGTGTACGGCACGATCGTGTCTCACCAGGAGAATCACTATCCGGGACGCCCCTCGGGCACGCGCATGGTCAACCCGAACTTCGCGGCGTGGATGTCGGCATTCGATCTCGGCAGCTCCGGGGCCGCCTCGGCGAGGGTGTCCGGATCTGTTCCACCGGGAGCAGACGGCACTGCAGTGGGAGCGGGAATGATCGGCCACGGCGAGCGCGTAGAAACGACGGAGGACTTCGGGCCGGCGCTCGACCGAGCCCTTGCCCACGACGGGCCCGCCCTCATCCATGTGCTCATCGATTCGGCGACGATGCCGCCGGCCGCCGACGAAACCTCCTGA
- a CDS encoding M20 family metallo-hydrolase produces MTVSPSLINADREAGFLADWAVHSRFGAVEGTNGVDRQAASAADGQQRKWFEELLVKHGFSVHRDGIGNQFGLLELVPGAPYVLTGSHMDSQPTAGRFDGAYGVMASAHACFAIADELRADPSKAKFNLAVVNWFNEEGSRFKPSMMGSNVFTGKAELEAALTTRDAAGTTVAEALDELGERGDFTAPEIASYAEIHVQQGRSMEEDGVTIGLVNATWAAHKYEFKVTGAQAHSGSTLMADRQDALLGAARLVVAARELVDEFEPGALHTACGQLTVYPNSPVVVASEVSLLLDLRSPSAEVIAAAHEKLMATIGQVSADDRVEIEIVAEHSWDQNPYSEDGVELARTAADDLGLTSAKVMTVAGHDSTNMKDEVPTVMLFIPSVDGVSHSLAEFTKDEDLVSGLQHLTEVVRRLAAGALAE; encoded by the coding sequence ATGACCGTTTCACCCTCTCTGATCAACGCTGATCGCGAGGCCGGTTTCCTCGCCGATTGGGCCGTGCATTCGCGTTTCGGCGCCGTCGAGGGCACGAACGGCGTCGACCGGCAGGCGGCGAGCGCCGCCGATGGCCAGCAGCGGAAATGGTTCGAAGAGCTGCTCGTCAAGCATGGTTTCAGCGTCCATCGGGATGGGATCGGCAATCAGTTCGGGCTCCTCGAGCTCGTGCCCGGTGCCCCGTATGTGCTCACGGGTTCGCATATGGATTCGCAGCCGACGGCAGGCCGTTTCGACGGTGCGTACGGAGTGATGGCCTCGGCGCATGCGTGTTTCGCGATCGCCGATGAGCTGCGGGCGGACCCGTCGAAGGCGAAGTTCAACCTCGCCGTAGTCAACTGGTTCAACGAAGAGGGTTCCCGGTTCAAGCCGTCGATGATGGGATCGAATGTCTTCACCGGCAAGGCCGAGCTCGAAGCGGCCCTGACCACGCGTGATGCTGCGGGAACCACCGTCGCCGAGGCACTCGATGAGTTGGGAGAACGCGGAGACTTCACGGCCCCGGAGATCGCCTCCTACGCGGAGATCCACGTCCAGCAGGGTCGCAGCATGGAAGAGGACGGGGTGACGATCGGGCTGGTCAATGCCACGTGGGCGGCCCACAAGTACGAGTTCAAGGTCACCGGCGCACAGGCGCACAGCGGCTCCACGCTCATGGCCGATCGTCAGGATGCCCTGCTCGGTGCGGCTCGTCTGGTCGTGGCTGCGCGGGAGCTCGTCGACGAATTCGAGCCCGGTGCCCTGCATACTGCGTGCGGTCAGCTCACCGTCTACCCGAATTCTCCGGTCGTCGTCGCCAGCGAGGTCAGCCTGCTGCTCGATCTGCGCTCCCCCAGCGCCGAGGTGATCGCCGCCGCCCATGAGAAGCTCATGGCCACGATCGGCCAGGTCAGCGCCGATGATCGTGTGGAGATCGAGATCGTCGCCGAGCACAGCTGGGATCAGAACCCGTATTCCGAGGACGGGGTCGAACTGGCCCGCACCGCGGCCGATGACTTGGGACTCACCTCGGCGAAGGTGATGACCGTGGCCGGGCACGATTCGACGAATATGAAGGACGAGGTGCCCACCGTCATGCTCTTCATTCCCAGCGTCGACGGGGTCTCACACAGTCTGGCCGAGTTCACGAAGGACGAGGATCTCGTCTCGGGTCTCCAGCACCTCACCGAGGTGGTTCGCCGGCTCGCCGCCGGCGCATTGGCAGAGTGA
- a CDS encoding type II toxin-antitoxin system VapC family toxin, with protein MRYLLDTNIISDARRGNRTPVGPWIAAQRIDDLAISAVTVLELDVGVRRKERRDARAGSVLRQWFDEQVSEVFDSRILAVDAEVAVQASQLHVPDPMPDMDSLIAGTALAHSLTLVTRNVADFANTGVRLLNPWED; from the coding sequence GTGAGATATCTGCTCGACACCAACATCATCAGTGACGCTCGCCGCGGCAACCGGACTCCCGTCGGACCCTGGATCGCCGCACAGAGGATCGACGATCTGGCCATCAGCGCCGTTACGGTCCTCGAACTCGACGTCGGAGTCCGACGGAAAGAGCGGCGGGACGCACGCGCTGGATCCGTCCTTCGGCAGTGGTTCGACGAACAGGTCTCTGAGGTCTTCGACAGCAGAATTCTTGCCGTCGATGCCGAAGTGGCTGTGCAGGCATCGCAATTGCACGTCCCTGACCCGATGCCCGACATGGACAGCCTGATCGCAGGGACCGCACTCGCACACTCTCTGACCCTGGTGACGAGGAACGTCGCTGACTTCGCGAATACCGGAGTCAGGCTGCTCAATCCCTGGGAGGACTGA
- a CDS encoding type II toxin-antitoxin system prevent-host-death family antitoxin has protein sequence MTTMSSREFNRDVSAAKRAARHGPVTITEHGRRTHVLLTADEYDQLSGRSDLVGDALVIHDDDSDLDLPHRSQPSLRVPEL, from the coding sequence ATGACCACGATGTCGAGTCGGGAATTCAACCGGGACGTATCGGCGGCCAAACGTGCAGCCAGACACGGACCGGTCACCATCACCGAACATGGTCGTCGCACGCACGTTCTGCTGACTGCCGATGAGTACGATCAACTCAGCGGCAGATCGGACCTCGTCGGAGATGCCCTCGTCATCCACGACGATGATTCGGACCTCGATCTGCCGCACCGTTCTCAGCCATCGCTGCGGGTGCCCGAACTGTGA
- a CDS encoding C40 family peptidase, which produces MTISRTLTTTVLTAGILAGGTMMATAPAQADQTPAVQAPAAQSSAAQAESGRTASAQADDRREEIISRAQTWVDQGVPYNWDTTHPDPQGKQYRMDCSGFVSMAWGLDDSLNTVTLPDVSHKIDKDELKPGDVLMKGGPGTEGANGHVVIFNGWANDDKTAYHALEENGSLGSVAHEVSYPYDQDDSFVPYRLNGL; this is translated from the coding sequence ATGACGATTTCGCGCACACTCACGACCACCGTTCTCACCGCAGGAATCCTCGCCGGCGGAACCATGATGGCCACCGCACCGGCACAGGCCGACCAGACACCCGCCGTTCAGGCACCCGCTGCACAGTCCTCTGCCGCACAGGCAGAATCCGGCAGAACCGCCTCGGCGCAGGCCGATGATCGTCGCGAGGAGATCATCAGCCGTGCTCAGACCTGGGTTGACCAGGGAGTGCCCTACAACTGGGACACCACCCATCCGGATCCACAGGGCAAGCAGTACCGCATGGACTGCTCGGGATTCGTCTCGATGGCCTGGGGACTCGACGACAGCCTCAACACCGTGACCCTGCCCGATGTCTCCCACAAGATCGACAAGGACGAACTGAAGCCCGGCGACGTCCTGATGAAGGGCGGCCCCGGCACCGAAGGCGCCAACGGCCACGTCGTGATCTTCAACGGCTGGGCCAACGACGACAAGACCGCCTACCACGCCCTCGAGGAGAACGGTTCGCTCGGTTCGGTCGCCCACGAAGTCTCCTACCCTTACGACCAGGACGACAGCTTCGTCCCCTACCGCCTGAACGGTCTGTGA
- a CDS encoding nucleotidyltransferase domain-containing protein has product MSAPLPPDAATAVRSYLRAADRILPGGIIACAVTGSIALGAYRPGRSDIDLVAVIADEWLDRPDLIRRLRQLHLSQVPRLVVGVARGRGVSACCNTVFIAESEVSRPVTQISPIASHTGEIFDSHGAFDVNPVIWKELVDGGITVRGRPIAAWDLDAQTEALRPWVRTNLREYWTPLAAQLRDRPSRTPGTLLRRLVTSLRGLSAGTVAWCALGPARMHHTLATGEIIGKEEAGFHALTAFPQHAPITEVALAKVRGARIPSAPSRRQWRALTASAMDDIITAALD; this is encoded by the coding sequence ATGTCCGCGCCGCTGCCGCCAGATGCCGCAACCGCCGTCAGGTCCTACCTGCGTGCCGCCGATCGGATCCTGCCAGGCGGCATCATCGCTTGCGCCGTCACCGGATCGATCGCCCTCGGCGCCTATCGTCCGGGCCGCAGCGACATCGACCTCGTCGCGGTCATCGCCGATGAGTGGCTGGACCGTCCGGATCTCATTCGGCGGCTGCGGCAGCTCCACCTCTCGCAGGTGCCCCGCCTAGTAGTAGGGGTGGCGCGCGGGCGAGGTGTGAGTGCGTGCTGCAATACCGTCTTCATCGCCGAGTCCGAGGTCAGTCGCCCCGTTACGCAGATCAGTCCGATCGCCTCCCATACGGGTGAGATCTTCGATTCGCACGGCGCGTTCGACGTCAATCCGGTGATCTGGAAGGAGCTCGTCGACGGCGGCATCACGGTGCGGGGACGACCGATCGCTGCATGGGATCTCGATGCGCAGACGGAGGCGCTTCGACCATGGGTCCGCACGAACCTGCGCGAGTACTGGACTCCGTTGGCCGCACAGCTGCGCGACCGACCGTCGCGCACCCCGGGAACGCTGCTTCGTCGACTCGTGACGTCCCTGCGGGGACTTTCAGCCGGCACCGTCGCGTGGTGTGCGCTCGGTCCCGCGCGGATGCATCATACGCTTGCGACCGGAGAGATCATCGGCAAGGAGGAAGCGGGATTCCACGCGCTGACCGCATTTCCCCAGCACGCCCCCATCACCGAGGTGGCCCTGGCCAAAGTGCGCGGCGCGCGGATTCCGTCCGCACCGTCACGACGGCAGTGGCGGGCGCTGACCGCCTCGGCGATGGATGACATCATCACTGCCGCCCTCGACTGA
- a CDS encoding NAD-dependent succinate-semialdehyde dehydrogenase: MSNYRVQNPTTGEIVETFPEASNAEIETTVAGAHTTYLTWKDTDIQERASIVRRAAEIFHERKDELARTISVEMGKSYAESVDEVEFAADIIDYYGVHGPSLATDYQIPSTIPGTARIEALPIGALLGVMPWNFPYYQVARFAAPNLVLGNTIMLKHADICGRSALLIEEIFRAAGVPEGGYSHLFANHDQIASMIADPRVQGVSLTGSERAGAIIGAQAGQNLKKAVLELGGIDPMVVLDASDVAAVAREAWEFRTYNAGQVCNSNKRLIVMDDIYDEFVAELVKLGTGLKPGDPLSLGEGEYVPLSSRAAAETVDAQVTQAVAEGARVLIGGELGEGPAAYYAPTVLVDVPRDSQSYGEEIFGPVATVYRVSSDEEALELANDCALGLGGSVFSTDEGRADRVAARLEVGMTHVNTIAAEAAEIPFGGVKRSGFGREMGPIGMGEFVNKRLHFIAK; this comes from the coding sequence ATGTCGAACTATCGTGTTCAGAATCCCACCACCGGCGAAATCGTCGAGACCTTCCCCGAGGCATCGAATGCCGAGATCGAAACCACCGTCGCTGGCGCCCACACCACCTACCTGACGTGGAAGGACACCGACATTCAGGAACGGGCGTCGATTGTGCGCAGGGCGGCGGAGATCTTCCATGAACGCAAGGACGAACTCGCCAGGACGATCTCGGTGGAGATGGGCAAGTCGTATGCCGAGTCCGTCGATGAAGTCGAGTTCGCCGCCGACATCATCGACTACTACGGCGTCCACGGACCCAGTCTGGCCACGGATTATCAGATCCCGTCGACCATCCCCGGCACTGCCCGGATCGAAGCGCTGCCGATCGGCGCCCTGTTGGGTGTGATGCCGTGGAACTTCCCCTATTATCAGGTCGCTCGGTTCGCTGCCCCGAATCTTGTGCTGGGTAACACGATCATGCTCAAACACGCTGACATCTGTGGGCGGTCGGCGCTGCTGATCGAGGAGATCTTCCGCGCCGCCGGCGTACCCGAGGGTGGGTACTCACACCTTTTCGCCAACCATGATCAGATCGCGTCGATGATTGCCGACCCCCGGGTTCAGGGTGTGTCTCTGACCGGGTCGGAGCGGGCCGGTGCGATCATCGGCGCTCAGGCGGGGCAGAACCTGAAGAAAGCCGTGTTGGAGCTCGGTGGGATCGACCCGATGGTCGTCCTCGACGCCTCTGATGTTGCGGCGGTGGCGCGTGAAGCGTGGGAGTTTAGGACGTATAACGCCGGACAGGTGTGCAATTCGAATAAGCGGCTGATCGTCATGGACGACATCTATGACGAGTTCGTTGCTGAGCTCGTGAAGTTGGGCACCGGGTTGAAGCCCGGGGATCCGCTGAGCCTGGGTGAGGGCGAGTATGTGCCGTTGTCGAGCCGTGCTGCCGCCGAGACCGTTGACGCACAGGTGACCCAGGCCGTGGCTGAGGGTGCCCGTGTGCTCATCGGTGGTGAGCTGGGTGAGGGTCCGGCTGCTTACTATGCGCCGACCGTGCTCGTCGATGTGCCCAGGGACTCGCAGTCGTATGGCGAAGAGATCTTCGGGCCGGTGGCCACCGTGTACAGGGTCTCCAGCGATGAGGAGGCCCTCGAGCTTGCGAATGATTGTGCCCTGGGCCTGGGTGGGTCCGTGTTCTCGACTGATGAGGGGCGTGCCGATCGGGTGGCGGCTCGTCTTGAGGTGGGGATGACGCATGTGAATACGATCGCGGCGGAGGCCGCGGAGATTCCGTTCGGCGGGGTGAAGCGGTCTGGTTTCGGTCGTGAGATGGGTCCGATCGGGATGGGCGAGTTCGTCAATAAGCGCCTCCACTTCATCGCGAAGTAG